In Aegilops tauschii subsp. strangulata cultivar AL8/78 chromosome 3, Aet v6.0, whole genome shotgun sequence, one genomic interval encodes:
- the LOC141042902 gene encoding uncharacterized protein, which produces MDAVLSSVRFGKVLHLQVPVSEPRLLLFAEEDGHAFFLVGSVLDIGAPIVVSVVFIRAGASPLPHYMAKLWANSPPRETKGRTDAIKVEIKVTSSKDPDNIVVQELTFFTVLPKPLVGAGLSRTVSLHI; this is translated from the exons ATGGACGCCGttctctcctcggtgagg TTCGGCAAGGTGCTCCACCTACAAGTGCCagtgtcggagccacggctcttgctgttcgcggaggaggacggccaTGCATTTTTCTTGGTGGGCAGTGTGCTCGACATCGGTGCACCTATCGTCGTGTCAGTTGTCTTCATCAGAGCGGGGGcatccccactgccgcactacatggccaagctgtgggcAAACAGCCCGCCGAGGGAGACCAAAGGCAGGACCGATGCCATCAAGGTGGAAATcaaggtgacaagcagcaaggatcccgacAACATCgtcgtgcaggagctgaccttcttcacagttctgCCCAAGCCGCTGGTTGGGGCTGGGTTGTCGAGGACGGTGTCCCTCCACATTTag